A region from the Lolium perenne isolate Kyuss_39 chromosome 4, Kyuss_2.0, whole genome shotgun sequence genome encodes:
- the LOC127347187 gene encoding WAT1-related protein At5g64700-like → MAGGGGDMEATRDAGRRGRVERVALPAGMVLVQVFTVVTMLMSKLALNAGMHPLVLLVYRNVIAVAAVAPLALIFERDLWKKLNLAVLGWIFINATFGVLLAMGLYYCGLRATNAAYAVDFLNLIPVATFLIAVALRAERLSLACWPGRTKLLGAAAGVAGTMVVSLCKGTHLLLPHLRVSHSHGAKPVTSVHGGQNMVVGTLFLVSSCVSYALWFVVQPRVALVFPSRYWTTTLTCIAGSVQSAIAAAVVVALTGSGAGSLGLTSEAWRLRWDMQLATVVYSGVFNTGVTFVLVSWAVARRGPVYPPMFNSLSLVATTVVDALLLGTDLYLGGVLGAALVVLGLYAFLWGKGKELAAAKARELDRPTGNDDDCIA, encoded by the exons AtggcgggaggcggcggcgacatggAGGCGACGAGGGACgcggggaggagggggagggtgGAGCGGGTGGCGCTGCCGGCGGGAATGGTGCTGGTGCAGGTGTTCACGGTGGTGACGATGCTGATGTCAAAGCTGGCCCTCAACGCCGGCATGCACCCTCTGGTCCTCCTCGTCTACCGCAACGTTATCGCCGTTGCCGCCGTCGCGCCCCTCGCCCTCATCTTCGAGAG GGATCTCTGGAAGAAACTGAACCTGGCGGTGCTGGGCTGGATCTTCATCAACGCCACCTTCGG AGTCCTGCTGGCAATGGGGCTCTACTACTGCGGCCTGCGTGCCACCAACGCCGCCTACGCCGTCGACTTCCTCAACCTCATCCCCGTCGCCACATTCCTCATCGCCGTCGCGCTCCGTGCCGAGCGCCTCTCCCTCGCCTGCTGGCCGGGTAGGACCAAGCTCCTTGGCGCTGCCGCGGGCGTGGCCGGTACCATGGTCGTCAGCCTCTGCAAGGGCACCCACCTCCTCCTCCCGCACCTGCGGGTATCCCACTCCCACGGCGCCAAACCTGTCACCTCCGTCCATGGCGGCCAGAACATGGTCGTCGGCACGTTGTTCCTGGTCAGCAGCTGCGTGAGCTACGCGCTCTGGTTCGTTGTCCAGCCCAGGGTCGCCCTGGTGTTCCCGTCGAGGTACTGGACCACTACCCTGACCTGCATCGCCGGGAGCGTCCAGTCCGCCATCGCAGCCGCCGTGGTGGTCGCCCTCACCGGCTCCGGCGCCGGCAGCTTGGGATTGACATCGGAGGCGTGGAGGCTGCGGTGGGACATGCAGCTCGCCACGGTGGTCTACTCCGGGGTGTTCAACACGGGGGTGACGTTCGTGCTCGTGTCCTGGGCGGTGGCTCGCCGCGGGCCCGTGTACCCGCCCATGTTTAACTCGCTCTCGCTGGTGGCAACCACCGTGGTCGACGCCCTCTTGCTCGGCACCGACCTCTACCTAGGCGGCGTGCTCGGGGCGGCGCTCGTCGTGCTGGGGCTCTACGCTTTCCTCTGGGGCAAAGGCAAGGAGCTCGCCGCCGCCAAGGCCAGGGAGCTGGACCGGCCGACTGGAAACGACGACGATTGCATTGCCTAG